A genomic stretch from Bacillota bacterium includes:
- a CDS encoding M23 family metallopeptidase — protein MLRSPDSGGGWKARIAQSALSVAVVGVLTTTVIHLQPPYAAEAAAAPRAVETVASATDGALAGVLKMRPSPVPAQASSVAKQESLAVAPAKVRPQLIQYVVQPGDTLWSLAAKVGSDVASIAAANGLSEASLLHPGQTLLLPNFAGAVVTVQPGDTLSGLAARYQVSVETITQANPDAAGGLQPGMRLLIPGGRATFVAASAQRASVQSSRRTLAAAAAGILASAARLVLRLPYPGPITSPFGQRARDFHTGVDIGAPYGAPIRAAGPGVVIYAGWDGGYGRLIAIRHDNNVVTRYAHASRILVSVGQRVSAGQVIGRVGESGLATGPHIHFEVIVDGRFVNPLTVVGG, from the coding sequence ATGCTCCGGTCGCCCGATTCGGGCGGCGGCTGGAAGGCGCGGATCGCCCAGTCTGCGCTTTCCGTGGCCGTGGTCGGCGTCCTCACCACCACGGTCATCCACCTGCAGCCGCCCTACGCCGCGGAAGCGGCGGCAGCACCGCGAGCGGTCGAAACCGTCGCCAGTGCCACGGATGGCGCCCTGGCCGGCGTCCTGAAGATGCGGCCCTCGCCCGTCCCAGCGCAGGCCAGCAGCGTGGCCAAGCAAGAGAGCCTTGCCGTGGCACCGGCGAAGGTTCGTCCGCAACTGATCCAGTACGTGGTCCAGCCCGGCGACACGCTCTGGTCGCTGGCCGCCAAGGTCGGCAGCGACGTGGCCAGCATCGCCGCGGCCAACGGCCTCTCCGAGGCCTCGCTCCTCCATCCCGGGCAGACGCTCCTGCTGCCCAACTTCGCCGGGGCCGTGGTGACGGTCCAGCCCGGCGACACGCTCAGCGGCCTGGCGGCGCGCTACCAGGTGAGCGTGGAGACCATCACCCAGGCCAACCCCGACGCGGCCGGCGGGCTCCAGCCGGGCATGCGGCTGCTCATCCCCGGCGGGCGCGCCACCTTCGTGGCCGCCTCGGCCCAGCGGGCCAGCGTCCAGAGCAGCCGGCGCACCCTGGCGGCCGCGGCGGCGGGCATCCTGGCGAGCGCGGCGCGCCTCGTCCTGCGCCTGCCCTACCCGGGCCCCATCACCTCGCCCTTCGGGCAGCGTGCGCGCGACTTCCACACCGGCGTGGACATCGGCGCCCCCTACGGCGCCCCCATCCGCGCCGCCGGTCCCGGGGTGGTCATCTACGCCGGCTGGGACGGCGGCTACGGCCGTCTCATCGCCATCCGCCACGACAACAACGTCGTCACCCGCTACGCCCACGCGAGCCGCATCCTGGTCTCCGTCGGCCAGAGGGTGAGCGCCGGCCAGGTGATCGGGCGGGTGGGCGAATCCGGCCTGGCCACCGGCCCCCACATCCACTTCGAGGTGATCGTCGACGGCCGCTTCGTCAACCCGTTGACGGTGGTGGGCGGCTAG
- a CDS encoding response regulator transcription factor has product MRRRVEPHAAARGNAWKRSRAAGRASGRKEAASGRRRPAEVTGLASILVVEDETAIADIIRFNLEEAGFTVRVAADGEQALREVDASRPDLLVLDLMLPLVDGYAVCQAVRARSSVPILMLTAKDSEEDKIRGLEMGADDYVTKPFSPRELVARVRAILRRRQAAAEPPPAEPLRVGELEIRMASREVFRSGRPVALTTREYELLEYLALRPGRLFQRDELLREVWGYEYPGDLRTVDVTVRRLREKIEPDPSHPRYLLTRRGAGYMLQLPELAAEPPE; this is encoded by the coding sequence ATGCGGCGGCGGGTCGAGCCGCACGCGGCCGCGCGCGGCAATGCCTGGAAGAGGTCCCGGGCGGCCGGGCGCGCTTCCGGCAGGAAGGAAGCCGCCTCCGGGCGAAGGAGGCCGGCGGAGGTGACGGGGTTGGCCTCCATCCTCGTCGTGGAGGATGAGACGGCGATCGCCGACATCATCCGCTTCAACCTGGAGGAGGCGGGCTTCACGGTCCGCGTGGCGGCGGACGGCGAGCAGGCGCTGCGCGAGGTGGACGCCTCGCGACCCGACCTCCTGGTGCTCGACCTGATGCTGCCGCTGGTCGACGGCTACGCGGTCTGCCAGGCGGTCCGCGCCCGCAGCTCCGTCCCCATCCTGATGCTGACCGCCAAGGACTCCGAGGAGGACAAGATCCGCGGCCTGGAGATGGGCGCGGACGACTACGTGACCAAGCCCTTCAGCCCGCGCGAGCTGGTGGCGCGGGTGCGCGCCATCCTGCGCCGCCGCCAGGCGGCCGCCGAGCCGCCGCCGGCCGAGCCGCTGCGCGTGGGCGAGCTGGAGATCCGCATGGCCAGCCGGGAGGTCTTCCGCTCCGGGCGGCCCGTCGCCCTGACCACGCGCGAGTACGAGCTGCTGGAGTACCTGGCGCTCCGGCCGGGCCGCCTCTTCCAGCGCGACGAGCTGCTGCGCGAGGTCTGGGGCTACGAGTACCCGGGCGACCTGCGCACGGTGGACGTCACCGTCCGCCGCCTGCGCGAGAAGATCGAGCCCGATCCCTCGCACCCGCGCTACCTGCTGACGCGCCGGGGCGCGGGCTACATGCTCCAGCTGCCGGAGCTGGCGGCGGAGCCTCCGGAGTGA
- a CDS encoding cell wall metabolism sensor histidine kinase WalK yields MSMRPPWGERLRRLGDSLQVRMVVVFLALIALSMLFISAYLLRTLESYTIDAYERRLDGTAETLARLAAPALAAGRPEALDALLAQWQERGLEMAVVDRGGRVVSASSPAPSGAEAGTSLGGAPEVHEALAGRPVTRIHLDPESGTRKVYVAWPLPGGGRQPPGAVYLTGSLGDVDATLGRVRAALMWASGLAAALAALVSALLARPITGPIRELTAHASRLARGHFGERIQVRSRDEVGQLAEAFNRMAEQLAASMEELARQKEQAEAILSHMADGVVVLDRRGRTLLVNPAAAEALGGRSAAEALEEVLARRDGPGGAGSGLVELGARQYEARLAVLRGPGGQPGGVVAVLHDVTERQRLDTMRKEFVANASHELKTPLTAIKSYVETLLDGAWENPRVAPRFLGVVHEETERMIRLVNDLLDLSQLEAGAPLGPAERVEAEDLLAAVRQRFLPLARSRGIALEVRDEGAPPVLANPDRLEQVLANLVENALNYTPGGGRVEVVAAAAGEGEAAARLRLEVRDTGAGIPEKDLPRVFDRFYRVDKARSRRMGGTGLGLAIVREIVEGYGGRVAIRSRVGAGTTVEVELPAAARTPRGEEAPR; encoded by the coding sequence GTGAGCATGCGCCCGCCCTGGGGGGAGCGGCTCCGCCGGCTCGGCGACTCGCTCCAGGTCCGCATGGTGGTCGTCTTCCTGGCGCTGATCGCGCTCTCCATGCTCTTCATCAGCGCCTACCTGCTGCGCACGCTGGAGAGCTACACCATCGACGCCTACGAGCGGCGCCTCGACGGCACGGCCGAGACGCTGGCCCGCCTGGCGGCGCCCGCCCTGGCCGCGGGGCGGCCGGAGGCGCTGGACGCCCTCCTGGCCCAGTGGCAGGAGCGGGGGCTGGAGATGGCGGTGGTCGACCGCGGCGGGCGGGTGGTCTCGGCCAGCTCGCCGGCGCCCTCCGGGGCGGAGGCGGGGACGAGCCTGGGGGGCGCGCCGGAGGTCCACGAGGCGCTGGCCGGGCGGCCCGTGACGCGCATCCACCTCGACCCCGAGAGCGGGACGCGCAAGGTCTACGTCGCCTGGCCGCTGCCCGGCGGCGGGCGCCAGCCGCCGGGCGCCGTCTACCTGACGGGCTCGCTGGGCGACGTGGACGCCACCCTGGGGCGGGTGCGGGCGGCGCTGATGTGGGCCAGCGGGCTGGCGGCGGCGCTGGCGGCGCTGGTCAGCGCCCTCCTGGCGCGGCCCATCACCGGGCCCATCCGCGAGCTGACCGCCCACGCCAGCCGCCTGGCGCGCGGCCACTTCGGCGAGCGCATCCAGGTCCGCTCGCGCGACGAGGTGGGCCAGCTGGCCGAGGCCTTCAACCGCATGGCCGAGCAGCTGGCGGCCAGCATGGAGGAGCTGGCCCGGCAGAAGGAGCAGGCCGAGGCGATCCTCAGCCACATGGCGGACGGCGTGGTCGTCCTGGACCGGCGGGGGCGGACGCTGCTGGTCAACCCGGCGGCGGCGGAGGCGCTGGGCGGCCGGAGCGCTGCCGAGGCGCTGGAGGAGGTGCTGGCGCGGCGCGACGGCCCCGGCGGGGCCGGGAGCGGCCTGGTGGAGCTGGGCGCGCGCCAGTACGAGGCGCGCCTGGCCGTGCTGCGCGGGCCGGGCGGGCAGCCGGGCGGCGTGGTGGCGGTGCTCCACGACGTCACCGAGCGGCAGCGCCTGGACACCATGCGCAAGGAGTTCGTGGCCAACGCCTCGCACGAGCTGAAGACGCCGCTGACCGCCATCAAGAGTTACGTGGAGACGCTCTTGGACGGCGCCTGGGAGAACCCGCGGGTGGCGCCCCGCTTCCTCGGGGTGGTGCACGAGGAGACGGAGCGCATGATCCGGCTGGTCAACGACCTCCTGGACCTCTCCCAGCTGGAGGCGGGCGCGCCGCTGGGGCCGGCCGAGCGGGTCGAGGCCGAGGACCTGCTGGCCGCCGTCCGGCAGCGCTTCCTGCCGCTGGCGCGCTCGCGCGGGATCGCGCTGGAGGTGCGCGACGAGGGCGCCCCGCCGGTCCTGGCCAACCCCGACCGCCTGGAACAGGTGCTGGCCAACCTGGTCGAGAACGCGCTCAACTACACGCCCGGGGGCGGGCGCGTGGAGGTGGTGGCCGCCGCCGCCGGCGAGGGCGAGGCGGCCGCGCGGCTCCGCCTGGAGGTGCGCGACACGGGCGCGGGCATCCCCGAGAAGGACCTGCCGCGGGTCTTCGACCGCTTCTACCGGGTGGACAAGGCGCGCTCGCGCCGCATGGGCGGGACGGGCCTGGGGCTGGCCATCGTGCGCGAGATCGTGGAGGGCTACGGCGGCCGGGTGGCCATCCGGAGCCGCGTGGGGGCGGGGACGACGGTGGAGGTGGAGCTGCCGGCCGCCGCCCGCACCCCCCGGGGGGAGGAAGCGCCGCGGTGA
- a CDS encoding two-component system regulatory protein YycI, producing MDWAKARLWLILLFALLDGYLALQVRAERAAWQSWAWVPPGSASEPSSAQVARQLAEAGVLLETGLPSGAPALPLWSVRAQPADGEALARRLFGAGGWTAEPWPGSPGSYTYVDRKTPQQRLTVLREGPVEVQEPAGGGGASSPEAARQAADAFLGRLGWPPAGQLAYDGLEASPRAGGGLVVHYVEMFQGRPLFGGYAAVEVRGGEVTHLEGVWLEVGGRGGASRPVMPAEEALLRLAADRGANPAQPLRVREVRLGYFSPVYRVYEANRWDVAPVWRVRLADGSVYYVNAYTGLLER from the coding sequence GTGGACTGGGCCAAGGCGCGCCTCTGGCTGATCCTCCTCTTCGCCCTCCTCGACGGCTACCTGGCGCTGCAGGTGCGGGCCGAGCGGGCGGCCTGGCAGTCGTGGGCCTGGGTGCCGCCGGGCAGCGCAAGCGAGCCCTCCTCCGCCCAGGTCGCCCGCCAGCTGGCGGAGGCCGGCGTGCTGCTGGAGACGGGCCTGCCCTCCGGCGCGCCCGCGCTGCCGCTCTGGAGCGTGCGCGCCCAGCCGGCCGACGGCGAGGCGCTGGCCCGGCGCCTCTTCGGCGCCGGCGGCTGGACGGCCGAGCCCTGGCCCGGCAGCCCGGGAAGCTACACCTACGTCGACCGCAAGACGCCGCAGCAGCGCCTGACGGTGCTGCGCGAGGGGCCGGTGGAGGTGCAGGAGCCGGCGGGCGGGGGCGGCGCTTCCTCGCCGGAGGCGGCGAGGCAGGCGGCGGACGCCTTCCTCGGGCGGCTGGGCTGGCCGCCCGCCGGGCAGCTGGCCTACGACGGGCTGGAAGCCTCACCCCGGGCGGGCGGGGGCCTGGTGGTACACTATGTCGAGATGTTCCAGGGGCGCCCGCTCTTCGGGGGGTACGCGGCCGTGGAGGTGCGCGGGGGCGAGGTGACGCACCTGGAGGGCGTCTGGCTGGAGGTGGGCGGGCGCGGCGGCGCCTCGCGGCCGGTGATGCCGGCGGAGGAGGCGCTCTTGCGCCTGGCGGCTGACCGCGGGGCCAACCCCGCCCAGCCGCTGCGCGTGCGCGAGGTGCGGCTGGGTTACTTCAGCCCCGTCTACCGCGTCTACGAGGCCAACCGCTGGGACGTGGCGCCGGTCTGGCGCGTCCGCCTGGCGGACGGCTCGGTCTACTACGTCAACGCCTACACGGGACTCCTGGAGAGGTGA
- a CDS encoding UDP-N-acetylglucosamine 1-carboxyvinyltransferase — MSRLVIHGGRPLIGSIPVSGRKNSAVAVIPAAVMATGPSTLANIPDIADVRTALEILQALGVRWEWTAPHTLRIDPRPLRAERVPAALGKRMRASYYLLGALLGRTGEAVAPLPGGDDIGQRPIDQHLKGFAALGAEVAVARGDVRVAATRLEGARIYLDVVSVGATINLMLAAALAPGVTVLENAAREPHVVDVANFLNAMGGYVTGAGTDVIKIRGVEELHGAEHAIIPDEIEAATYMIAAAGTGGDLLLENVVPQHLEPVTAKLREAGCEVREEDETLRVRSTGRLRAVHVKTLPYPGFPTDAQPPMTALLSVAEGTSVITETIWENRFHHAAELQRMGARIRVEERTAVVQGVERLEGADLRGVHDLRSSAALVVGGLIARGTTRIFGLEYLDRGYEALAEKLAGAGAFVERFDDDDVRLEPEDILPGSLEG; from the coding sequence TTGAGCCGACTCGTGATCCACGGGGGGCGCCCGCTGATAGGAAGCATTCCGGTCTCCGGCCGGAAGAACTCGGCGGTCGCGGTCATCCCCGCCGCCGTCATGGCCACCGGCCCCAGCACCCTGGCCAACATCCCGGACATCGCCGACGTGCGCACGGCGCTGGAGATCCTGCAGGCGCTGGGCGTGCGCTGGGAGTGGACGGCGCCGCACACGCTGCGCATCGACCCGCGCCCGCTGCGCGCCGAGCGCGTGCCGGCGGCGCTGGGCAAGCGCATGCGGGCCTCGTACTACCTGCTGGGGGCGCTGCTGGGCCGGACGGGCGAGGCCGTGGCGCCCCTGCCGGGCGGCGACGACATCGGCCAGCGCCCCATCGACCAACATCTGAAGGGCTTCGCGGCCCTGGGCGCCGAGGTGGCGGTGGCCCGCGGCGACGTGCGCGTGGCGGCCACGCGCCTGGAGGGCGCGCGCATCTACCTGGACGTGGTCAGCGTCGGCGCCACCATCAACCTGATGCTGGCGGCGGCGCTGGCGCCGGGCGTGACGGTGCTGGAGAACGCCGCGCGCGAGCCGCACGTGGTGGACGTGGCCAACTTCCTGAACGCCATGGGCGGCTACGTCACCGGCGCGGGCACGGACGTGATCAAGATCCGCGGCGTGGAGGAGCTCCACGGGGCGGAGCACGCCATCATCCCGGACGAGATCGAGGCGGCCACGTACATGATCGCGGCGGCGGGGACGGGCGGCGACCTGCTCCTGGAGAACGTGGTGCCGCAGCACCTGGAGCCGGTGACGGCCAAGCTGCGCGAGGCGGGCTGCGAGGTGCGGGAGGAGGACGAGACGCTGCGCGTCCGCTCGACGGGCCGGCTGCGCGCGGTCCACGTCAAGACGCTCCCCTACCCGGGCTTCCCCACCGACGCCCAGCCGCCCATGACAGCGCTCCTCTCGGTGGCCGAGGGGACGAGCGTCATCACCGAGACCATCTGGGAGAATCGCTTCCACCACGCGGCCGAGCTGCAGCGGATGGGCGCCCGCATCCGGGTGGAGGAGCGGACGGCGGTGGTGCAGGGCGTGGAGCGGCTGGAGGGGGCCGACCTGCGCGGCGTCCACGACCTCCGCTCCAGCGCGGCCCTGGTGGTGGGCGGCCTGATCGCGCGCGGGACGACGCGCATCTTCGGCCTGGAGTACCTGGACCGGGGGTACGAGGCGCTGGCGGAGAAGCTGGCCGGCGCGGGCGCCTTCGTGGAGCGCTTCGACGACGACGACGTCCGCCTGGAGCCGGAGGACATCCTGCCCGGCTCGCTGGAGGGGTAG